CCGAAGCGGACTTTTATAATGTTTCCGAAGGCTGCGGACCGTACTTATTCGTACCTTTTTCCGACGGCTTTACCAAGAAATAAAGCAATACCAACGTACCGATGAGCGGCACAATCTGCCACAAAATCCACCAGCCGCTTTTGCCGATATCATGCAGACGACGAATTTGCGCCGTAAACGCCGGCAGGAATAACAAAATCGTCACGATCGTCGTGATCGTTCCTCCCATTCCGGT
This genomic stretch from Negativicoccus succinicivorans harbors:
- a CDS encoding DUF805 domain-containing protein, whose protein sequence is MNEMKQAQVVEEMTFKRAFERCVREKYVAFSGRASRAEYWKFMLIYVVILLIAQALDVGLFPHTVDETGMGGTITTIVTILLFLPAFTAQIRRLHDIGKSGWWILWQIVPLIGTLVLLYFLVKPSEKGTNKYGPQPSETL